In Candidatus Bathyarchaeia archaeon, one DNA window encodes the following:
- a CDS encoding glycosyltransferase: MISVIVLSKNNGDTLDACLKSIIDSFGDKEIIVVDAVSTDNTPKILEKYKGKIKVVYDKGKGIGIARNIGVSHSNGEIICFVDADAICAKNHFVKIKEYFDEHPNTGIINVVPEEKISGEIPYVQKLEAQIRLIRRMERSIVGGSLLATGYFMAFRRKVYNDVNGFWEFPPFGADDNDFTLRALAKGWKFASIKLESWHRHRPTLRALLKEMWMLGKGKACFIAKWRNHPLIKVGYKHSLLTRLLGTDPIYLTIVAHVFSPFIGLKYAIRGKSLSLIPFYIVRQYTYLLGFLWGLGTWAKKL, translated from the coding sequence GTGATTTCAGTGATAGTCTTAAGCAAAAATAATGGAGATACATTAGATGCTTGCTTAAAGTCCATAATTGATAGTTTTGGAGATAAAGAGATTATTGTTGTTGATGCTGTTTCTACAGATAATACCCCCAAAATCCTTGAAAAATATAAGGGAAAAATAAAAGTGGTATATGATAAGGGAAAGGGAATTGGTATAGCTAGGAATATCGGTGTATCACATTCTAATGGCGAGATAATATGTTTTGTCGACGCTGACGCTATCTGTGCAAAAAATCATTTTGTTAAAATTAAGGAATATTTTGATGAACATCCCAATACTGGAATAATTAACGTGGTTCCTGAGGAAAAAATTTCAGGTGAGATTCCTTATGTTCAAAAATTGGAAGCACAGATCCGTCTCATCCGAAGGATGGAAAGATCTATAGTTGGCGGAAGTTTACTTGCTACAGGTTACTTTATGGCATTTAGAAGAAAAGTATACAATGACGTTAATGGTTTCTGGGAGTTTCCACCGTTTGGGGCCGATGATAATGACTTCACTTTAAGGGCTCTAGCGAAAGGATGGAAGTTTGCCTCTATTAAACTAGAAAGTTGGCATAGGCATCGTCCTACACTTCGGGCATTATTAAAGGAAATGTGGATGCTGGGGAAAGGAAAAGCTTGCTTCATCGCAAAGTGGCGCAATCATCCATTGATTAAAGTTGGGTACAAGCATTCATTACTTACAAGGCTTTTAGGAACAGATCCAATTTACTTAACCATAGTTGCCCATGTTTTTTCACCTTTCATAGGGTTGAAATATGCTATACGTGGAAAAAGCTTATCTCTTATTCCTTTTTATATTGTGAGACAATATACTTATCTACTAGGTTTCTTGTGGGGATTAGGCACATGGGCCAAAAAACTTTAA
- a CDS encoding multiprotein bridging factor aMBF1, whose translation MRCEVCGRKIHGKPVKALIEGAKLTVCSECAKYGTIVSEEPKPQQQLIQLKPKTKPSKPTYILAVKPRKIEEASLELVDDYDVKVRQARERLGLTHEELGKKINEKVSVLKKIETRKIKPDNKLAAKLEHALKIKLLVPASEENVSAVHVSKQPSRVLTLGDLVHLDEGEAEEKA comes from the coding sequence TTGCGTTGCGAGGTTTGTGGAAGGAAAATCCACGGAAAACCAGTTAAAGCCTTGATCGAAGGAGCGAAGCTGACAGTGTGCAGCGAATGTGCAAAATATGGAACAATAGTCTCCGAGGAACCAAAACCACAACAACAGTTAATCCAGTTGAAGCCAAAAACAAAACCATCAAAGCCAACATACATTCTTGCGGTCAAACCGCGCAAGATCGAAGAGGCTTCCCTGGAACTTGTAGACGACTACGACGTGAAAGTTAGACAGGCAAGAGAAAGGTTAGGGCTAACCCACGAAGAGCTCGGCAAGAAGATAAATGAGAAAGTGTCAGTTCTCAAGAAGATTGAAACCAGAAAAATCAAGCCGGACAATAAGCTTGCAGCAAAACTTGAACATGCCCTAAAAATAAAGCTGCTGGTTCCAGCATCAGAAGAAAATGTGTCGGCGGTGCATGTTTCAAAACAGCCAAGCCGTGTCCTAACCCTAGGAGATTTGGTTCATTTAGATGAAGGAGAGGCGGAGGAGAAAGCCTAA
- a CDS encoding transcription factor, giving the protein MIDDATLMKVAEALGEEEAVKVIEMLKNSGEITDDEIANKTGVRLNNVRKILYKLYDHSLVSLRRTRDPKTGWFIFHWKLQPDQLEGFILSQKRRVFEKLSIRLEYEKNHDFYYCYTPGCRRIPFEEAVELVFKCPTCGKPLMHYNNEKIIKVLTQKVEQLRKELGE; this is encoded by the coding sequence ATGATCGATGATGCCACATTGATGAAAGTTGCTGAGGCTCTCGGCGAAGAAGAAGCCGTAAAAGTAATTGAAATGCTGAAGAATTCGGGTGAAATCACGGATGACGAAATAGCCAACAAGACAGGAGTTAGGCTCAACAATGTACGCAAAATCCTATACAAGCTTTACGATCATTCGCTTGTAAGCCTGCGAAGGACACGGGATCCGAAAACCGGATGGTTCATATTCCACTGGAAACTTCAACCAGACCAGCTTGAAGGCTTCATATTAAGCCAGAAACGAAGGGTCTTCGAAAAACTAAGCATTCGACTGGAATACGAGAAAAACCACGACTTCTATTACTGCTATACACCGGGCTGCAGGCGAATCCCCTTCGAAGAAGCCGTCGAGCTTGTTTTCAAGTGCCCCACATGCGGCAAACCTTTGATGCACTATAACAACGAGAAAATAATCAAGGTTTTAACGCAGAAAGTTGAACAATTGAGGAAGGAACTGGGTGAGTGA
- the hflX gene encoding GTPase HflX, translating into MQRRRPSEPSTLDELKSLAESAGYTVVGKVEQVRAPDPKYQVGYGKIKEIAELVKATGAQKIIFDNMLKPVQAYNIAKETGVEAIDRFQLILEIFARRASTTEAKLQIQLAKLKYELARAKEKVRLAKMGEQPGFMGLGAYEVDVYYETIKRQIQTITEKLRKIRKKRLLHRERRAELGFPSISLAGYTNAGKSSLFIALTEEEIPVDDALFTTLSTTTRLVKFSRKKFLLTDTVGFIDRLPITLIEAFRSTLEETIYSDLILLVVDISEPPATVEKKLSVCLETINRIGASGIPIITALNKIDLISEIELQEKMDMLEGKAPKPVPVSALYGINLDQLKEEITKTLHNYARVSFRLSMTSEAMSLLSWLFSRADVQEVNYTGGEAYVVFEAIPWFAEKVVSRVKEFNGTIESFQH; encoded by the coding sequence GTGCAGCGTCGCAGACCTTCTGAACCCTCAACGTTGGATGAGCTTAAAAGCCTAGCTGAATCAGCAGGCTACACTGTTGTAGGCAAAGTTGAACAAGTCCGAGCTCCGGACCCGAAATATCAGGTGGGTTATGGAAAGATTAAAGAAATCGCTGAACTGGTGAAGGCGACGGGAGCCCAAAAAATAATTTTCGATAACATGTTAAAGCCCGTTCAAGCCTACAACATAGCCAAAGAAACAGGCGTAGAAGCAATAGATCGCTTCCAGCTGATCTTGGAGATATTTGCCAGAAGAGCCTCTACAACGGAGGCGAAGCTGCAGATTCAGCTGGCTAAACTCAAATATGAATTGGCTAGGGCAAAGGAGAAGGTTAGGCTGGCAAAAATGGGCGAACAGCCTGGCTTCATGGGACTCGGCGCCTATGAAGTGGACGTTTACTACGAGACCATTAAGAGGCAGATACAAACTATCACAGAGAAGCTTCGAAAAATCCGCAAGAAACGTCTGCTACATCGTGAGAGAAGAGCCGAGCTTGGTTTTCCCTCGATATCTCTGGCTGGGTATACGAATGCGGGTAAAAGCTCGCTGTTTATAGCATTGACCGAAGAGGAGATTCCGGTGGATGATGCTTTGTTCACAACTCTTTCTACAACCACGAGACTCGTGAAATTTTCGAGGAAAAAATTCCTTTTAACTGACACAGTCGGCTTCATAGATCGTCTGCCCATAACCCTGATCGAGGCTTTCCGTTCAACCCTAGAGGAAACCATATACTCAGACCTCATACTGCTAGTTGTAGACATCAGCGAGCCCCCCGCAACGGTGGAGAAGAAGCTCTCCGTATGCCTAGAAACAATAAACCGCATAGGCGCGTCGGGCATACCAATAATAACAGCTCTAAACAAAATTGACCTCATCTCAGAAATAGAGCTTCAGGAAAAAATGGATATGCTAGAGGGTAAGGCGCCAAAGCCGGTGCCTGTATCCGCCCTCTATGGTATAAACCTCGACCAACTTAAGGAGGAGATAACAAAAACTCTGCATAACTATGCACGGGTATCCTTTCGTCTTTCAATGACAAGCGAAGCCATGTCTTTACTCTCTTGGCTCTTCAGCCGGGCGGACGTGCAAGAGGTAAATTATACAGGCGGGGAGGCGTATGTGGTTTTTGAAGCCATTCCATGGTTTGCCGAGAAGGTGGTGAGCCGTGTCAAAGAATTCAACGGAACCATCGAAAGCTTCCAGCACTGA
- a CDS encoding PUA domain-containing protein, translating into MSNKGSVEGLENPLKRIRSIANYQFGRGVGEKLFPENVEIVYSKRTGRIRYVYLNGKRLATLRPMDGFFSLSIEGAKRIVEDRIPAKCIVMVKNEVSKFIAEGGDVFAMHVVKADGEIRPRDEVIVVNEKGEVLAVGKAVLSGDEMIAFKTGVAVKVRRGALEET; encoded by the coding sequence TTGTCGAATAAAGGCAGCGTGGAAGGCTTGGAAAACCCCCTTAAACGCATTAGAAGCATAGCAAATTACCAGTTCGGGAGAGGTGTAGGTGAAAAACTGTTTCCAGAAAACGTGGAAATTGTCTACTCAAAACGCACTGGCAGAATACGCTATGTATACTTGAATGGGAAGAGGCTTGCAACCCTCCGCCCCATGGATGGATTCTTCTCCCTCAGCATTGAAGGCGCTAAAAGAATCGTTGAAGACAGAATTCCCGCCAAGTGCATAGTCATGGTTAAAAATGAAGTTTCAAAGTTTATAGCTGAGGGCGGCGATGTCTTCGCCATGCATGTTGTGAAGGCTGACGGCGAAATTCGCCCAAGGGACGAGGTTATAGTGGTCAACGAGAAAGGGGAGGTTCTGGCTGTTGGAAAGGCTGTTTTGTCTGGGGATGAAATGATCGCCTTTAAAACGGGCGTGGCGGTTAAGGTTAGGCGAGGCGCTTTGGAAGAAACTTAA
- a CDS encoding TIGR00295 family protein yields the protein MSEKLPTREQAINLLRESGCQENVIKHCEAVANLAIELAKKCIEKGVNVNLELVEIGALLHDIGRAKTHSVHHAIVGVQIARNLGLPEPIIAIIKRHVGGGITAQEAKRLGWPKDVYIPQTIEEKIVAYADKLIEGSKRVSIEETIQKFSKELPPPAIARIRRLHREMSALIGDCK from the coding sequence GTGAGTGAAAAGCTTCCAACAAGAGAGCAGGCCATCAATCTTCTGCGGGAAAGCGGCTGTCAAGAAAATGTCATAAAACATTGTGAAGCCGTGGCAAATCTAGCCATTGAACTAGCCAAAAAATGCATCGAAAAGGGAGTGAACGTAAACCTCGAACTGGTGGAGATAGGCGCCCTCCTCCACGACATTGGGAGGGCAAAAACCCACAGCGTTCACCATGCTATTGTCGGAGTCCAAATTGCCAGGAACCTAGGTCTACCCGAGCCCATAATTGCCATAATAAAGAGGCATGTGGGCGGCGGCATAACAGCCCAAGAAGCCAAAAGACTCGGATGGCCAAAAGACGTTTACATTCCACAAACCATTGAGGAGAAAATTGTGGCTTATGCCGATAAACTCATCGAAGGCTCCAAAAGAGTTTCAATCGAAGAAACCATACAGAAGTTCTCAAAGGAACTACCGCCACCAGCCATAGCGCGAATAAGAAGGCTTCACAGAGAAATGTCCGCCCTTATCGGAGACTGCAAATGA
- a CDS encoding tRNA (cytidine(56)-2'-O)-methyltransferase (catalyzes the S-adenosyl-methionine-dependent 2'-O-ribose methylation of C56 in tRNA transcripts) has protein sequence MFVLRWGHRPKRDARLTTHVALTARALGASGFILSDIEDEKIKATVEKVVKHWGGPFHFEMGTPWRRVVNEWKAKGGIVVHLTAYGENIETSDVMQRIKALGKDILVIVGSQKVPGEFFSPEVSDFNVAIGNQPHSECASLAVFLDRFFEGKELTKRFENAKLEIVPQKRGKKVIRKDDSKSEAGKEI, from the coding sequence ATTTTCGTCCTAAGATGGGGGCACAGACCAAAAAGGGATGCACGTCTAACAACTCACGTAGCCCTAACAGCCCGAGCTCTCGGAGCTTCAGGCTTCATTCTATCCGATATAGAAGATGAGAAAATTAAAGCAACCGTGGAGAAAGTCGTGAAGCACTGGGGTGGGCCTTTCCATTTTGAAATGGGCACTCCTTGGCGGAGAGTTGTTAATGAATGGAAAGCCAAAGGTGGGATAGTGGTTCATCTCACGGCCTACGGAGAAAACATCGAGACAAGCGACGTGATGCAGAGGATAAAGGCGCTTGGCAAAGATATCCTAGTCATAGTTGGAAGCCAAAAGGTTCCAGGAGAATTTTTTTCGCCGGAAGTGTCTGACTTCAATGTTGCAATAGGCAATCAACCCCACTCGGAATGCGCAAGTCTAGCTGTCTTTTTGGACAGATTTTTCGAAGGTAAGGAGCTTACAAAAAGATTCGAGAATGCAAAGCTTGAAATAGTCCCCCAGAAAAGGGGCAAAAAAGTGATTAGAAAAGATGATTCCAAGTCTGAAGCCGGAAAAGAGATTTAA
- a CDS encoding DUF2110 family protein, whose translation MITAVLASKIYNENQLPYVEEYLKNLFKGLNVKVEHVEITVDSRIRVTFSGEDEKAALKLIEKEMGLSPTSVENLKKFSRVKGYIANMGKSKEELSIDIGVIHPKTLNATIPLQRLQAQLTDGRKVALQKIAEFYSLSDNTPITIKITNLTGSGIEAELDESQLSTYRRWIKSMLDRLLVLGASIQEARKAIKYARCRNDIVALEPLGLFEHAITCKLGTDAVGLIPKIGKHLQNAKLETFKPKTLIEFFGSPNIIK comes from the coding sequence ATGATAACGGCAGTGCTTGCCTCTAAAATCTACAATGAAAATCAGCTACCCTACGTCGAAGAGTATCTGAAAAACCTCTTTAAAGGCTTAAATGTTAAAGTGGAACACGTCGAAATCACCGTAGACAGCCGGATTCGAGTAACCTTTTCTGGAGAAGACGAAAAAGCCGCCCTGAAACTCATAGAAAAGGAGATGGGCTTAAGCCCAACCAGCGTGGAGAACCTAAAAAAGTTTTCAAGGGTGAAAGGCTACATCGCCAATATGGGCAAAAGCAAAGAAGAATTATCCATCGACATAGGCGTGATCCATCCTAAAACGTTAAACGCAACAATCCCGCTGCAACGTTTACAGGCTCAACTCACGGATGGAAGAAAGGTCGCCCTACAAAAAATAGCTGAATTCTACAGCCTTTCAGACAACACACCAATCACTATCAAGATAACAAATCTAACCGGGAGTGGCATAGAAGCCGAACTGGACGAAAGCCAGCTTTCAACATACCGAAGATGGATAAAATCCATGCTCGACAGGCTTCTCGTTTTGGGAGCATCAATTCAAGAAGCGCGAAAAGCCATAAAATACGCCAGATGCCGAAACGACATTGTAGCATTGGAGCCTCTGGGTCTCTTCGAACATGCAATCACATGTAAGCTCGGAACAGACGCTGTAGGCCTAATCCCAAAAATCGGCAAACACCTGCAAAACGCCAAGCTAGAAACATTCAAACCAAAAACACTAATAGAGTTTTTTGGGAGCCCCAACATCATTAAATAA
- a CDS encoding glycosyltransferase family 4 protein, with translation MRVLCFLSVSSHESYTGGERQFVEICKVWRRLGNEVHVITDASTVMFCKRFGLTATFHVFRKPQLRIFGLEDFVMVMRMLKAVPSIKFDFIYCPEEKFPHVLASVILKKKTKIPVVCNINLLGPEDTTIASSLKQVFTYLEARNGILYLKAIPGRLFFFTKKMLRNFLFLRKMDVVFSVSPYIKKLLVKLGVDEQRIFVITVGVDRPFVQRIVAKASSSKKFDACFLGSIIPRKGVIDLIKAWKIVVAKKPDARLLIIGKGSGPYFEKVNSLIKNYKLQENVIFSGFVSEEEKYKLLSQSKIFVFPSYLEGNPIAMCEAVSCGVPVIAYDLPYYKETYGDMIVYVSKGDIKQLAVTILNLLDDEVLVEKLKDKYAMLSKRFDWGRIAEYELHVIQKCLFNL, from the coding sequence TTGAGAGTTTTATGCTTTCTCTCTGTTAGTAGTCACGAATCTTACACTGGAGGAGAAAGACAATTTGTTGAAATATGCAAAGTATGGAGAAGGCTTGGCAACGAGGTTCATGTAATCACCGATGCCTCGACAGTTATGTTCTGCAAAAGATTTGGATTAACCGCCACTTTTCATGTTTTCAGGAAACCCCAACTTAGAATATTTGGTCTTGAAGATTTCGTGATGGTTATGAGAATGCTTAAAGCAGTTCCAAGCATCAAGTTCGATTTCATCTATTGTCCAGAGGAAAAGTTCCCACATGTTTTGGCCTCTGTTATTTTGAAGAAGAAAACCAAGATTCCAGTTGTGTGTAATATTAATCTTTTAGGTCCGGAAGACACAACTATTGCAAGTTCGCTTAAACAAGTTTTTACATATCTGGAGGCCAGAAACGGGATTCTATATCTTAAAGCCATTCCGGGGCGTTTGTTTTTCTTCACTAAAAAAATGTTGAGGAACTTTTTATTCCTCAGAAAGATGGATGTTGTTTTTTCCGTCTCTCCATATATCAAAAAGTTGCTCGTAAAGCTTGGAGTTGATGAGCAGAGAATATTTGTCATAACTGTTGGTGTTGATCGTCCATTTGTGCAAAGGATTGTTGCGAAAGCATCTTCCAGTAAGAAGTTTGACGCTTGTTTTCTCGGGAGCATTATACCGCGCAAAGGCGTAATTGATTTAATTAAAGCATGGAAGATTGTTGTTGCAAAAAAGCCTGATGCAAGGCTCCTGATCATTGGAAAGGGAAGTGGACCATATTTCGAAAAGGTAAATTCCCTCATTAAAAACTATAAACTGCAGGAAAACGTTATTTTCTCCGGCTTCGTTTCAGAGGAAGAGAAATATAAACTGTTAAGCCAAAGCAAAATTTTTGTTTTCCCAAGCTACTTAGAAGGAAACCCTATAGCGATGTGTGAAGCCGTTTCTTGCGGGGTTCCAGTGATCGCCTATGATCTTCCATACTACAAAGAGACATATGGAGATATGATAGTTTACGTCAGTAAGGGGGATATAAAACAACTGGCAGTTACTATTTTGAATTTACTTGACGATGAAGTGCTTGTTGAAAAATTGAAGGATAAATATGCCATGTTATCAAAAAGGTTTGACTGGGGCAGAATCGCAGAATACGAGCTACATGTTATCCAAAAATGTCTGTTCAATTTATAA
- a CDS encoding GDP-mannose dehydrogenase has translation MEREKVLIVGLGEVGRALFELFRESGKFDVYGFDIDEEKMRIIVGDVELPSSFDVMHVCYPCVDQQCFVETTLDYIRRFKPKLTIIDSTVPPGTTQKIYEATKTLVVHSPIRGMHRGLETMKRDIMFWSKYVGGATPEAAELAKKHFEKLGLKVKVLKSPVETELAKLFETIYRAWMIVCFQEMHRISRHFGADFNEVVDMIEDIHRVHFNKPLHYPGVIGGHCLIPNTELLLKVYDSEFLRLILKSNERRKKEIEDESIKNEIEKIKKRVEALEKDLLKKNSEEV, from the coding sequence ATGGAGAGGGAAAAGGTTCTAATAGTGGGTTTAGGTGAGGTTGGCAGAGCGTTATTCGAGCTCTTTAGAGAAAGTGGAAAATTTGATGTCTACGGCTTTGATATTGATGAAGAGAAAATGCGCATTATCGTGGGCGATGTTGAACTGCCGAGTTCCTTTGACGTTATGCATGTTTGTTATCCATGTGTGGATCAGCAGTGTTTTGTAGAAACCACGCTTGACTACATTCGCAGATTTAAGCCCAAATTAACAATTATCGATAGCACCGTTCCGCCTGGCACAACCCAGAAGATCTATGAAGCAACAAAAACTTTGGTTGTGCATTCTCCCATACGGGGGATGCATAGAGGCTTGGAAACCATGAAACGAGACATCATGTTTTGGAGTAAATATGTCGGCGGCGCCACTCCGGAGGCTGCGGAGCTAGCCAAAAAACACTTCGAAAAACTCGGCTTAAAAGTTAAAGTTTTGAAGAGTCCTGTGGAAACCGAACTTGCAAAACTTTTTGAAACAATTTACAGAGCATGGATGATCGTGTGTTTCCAAGAGATGCATCGCATCTCAAGACATTTCGGCGCAGACTTCAACGAAGTCGTAGACATGATCGAAGACATCCACCGAGTACACTTCAACAAACCACTCCACTATCCGGGAGTTATCGGCGGCCACTGCCTCATACCAAACACAGAACTACTCTTAAAAGTCTACGACTCAGAGTTTTTGCGGCTAATTTTAAAGTCAAATGAGAGAAGGAAGAAGGAGATTGAAGATGAAAGTATAAAAAATGAAATTGAGAAGATAAAGAAACGTGTAGAAGCCCTGGAAAAAGATTTGCTCAAAAAGAACAGTGAAGAGGTTTAA
- a CDS encoding glycosyltransferase — MKVVMVNDCAFVGETLLKYMPNNVERLHIKRTRGFWSKTFGLAFNILRARGDVYHVHYLLQDCFLAARFGKRPLIGHAHGSDLRAALRHPIWGRIVRHNLMNCDKVLVSTPDILATAKKFREDAEYLPNPVDLEVFYPKPLAEHGGKKKVLIASDCNWAVKGTDIAIRALSKIKDKVEVSIIKHGVDFEKTLALACSLGLHLNILPKAPHEKMREYYWNAEVVIDRFKLGSLGVVSLEAIACGRPVVTYVSSEYPEYKDFPLKDVYQESEIAKSVLASSKELWREQFNYLQKHHETKSIIKRLLEIYSTVSFSDFSDSLKQK, encoded by the coding sequence ATGAAAGTGGTTATGGTTAATGATTGTGCTTTTGTCGGTGAAACTTTACTAAAGTATATGCCAAATAATGTTGAGAGGTTACATATCAAGCGGACTAGGGGTTTCTGGAGTAAAACTTTCGGCTTGGCCTTTAACATTTTGAGGGCTAGAGGTGACGTTTATCATGTTCACTATCTTTTGCAGGACTGTTTTTTAGCGGCGCGTTTTGGCAAAAGGCCTTTGATTGGGCACGCACATGGCAGCGACTTAAGAGCAGCTCTCCGTCATCCTATCTGGGGCAGAATAGTTAGGCACAATTTGATGAATTGCGATAAAGTTTTAGTCAGCACACCTGACATACTTGCCACGGCCAAAAAGTTTAGAGAAGACGCCGAGTACTTGCCAAATCCGGTGGACCTGGAAGTTTTTTATCCGAAGCCCTTGGCTGAACATGGCGGCAAAAAAAAGGTACTTATTGCAAGTGACTGCAATTGGGCTGTTAAGGGCACGGACATCGCAATAAGAGCTTTAAGCAAAATTAAGGACAAGGTTGAAGTTAGCATTATTAAGCATGGGGTGGACTTTGAGAAAACCTTAGCCTTGGCGTGTTCTTTAGGCTTACATTTAAACATACTTCCAAAAGCTCCACATGAAAAAATGCGTGAATACTATTGGAATGCTGAGGTTGTAATTGACCGATTCAAATTAGGATCTTTGGGGGTGGTTTCATTAGAGGCTATAGCCTGCGGCAGACCAGTGGTAACGTATGTATCATCAGAATATCCCGAGTATAAAGACTTCCCTTTAAAGGACGTTTACCAAGAAAGCGAAATAGCTAAGTCTGTATTGGCTTCGAGTAAAGAATTGTGGCGTGAGCAATTTAATTATCTTCAGAAACATCACGAAACGAAAAGCATAATCAAGCGATTATTAGAGATCTATAGCACGGTGAGTTTCAGTGATTTCAGTGATAGTCTTAAGCAAAAATAA
- a CDS encoding DUF354 domain-containing protein has product MKIWYDACTGKQVRYGVAIAKKLREKGREVILTTRKHPDTIPLAELLNEKFIVVGKYEPKSLASRLREGLKRQLIFCKFFGQNPPDAAISHGSVDQIRVAFGLGIPIITTVDTPYAEAVHRLTLPLADFVVASKAIPRETLQKYNVKGKILQFDGVDEVAWIKGFKPVVKYDFGSPLIVVREVEEKAVYAKRGLSLVQVAKKLTQLGKVVFLSRYRRRTIKGLIIPKEFVDTASLVAQADLFVGAGGTITREAALQGTPAIVVDVFQEQYVNDYLATKGFPIFKVDESSLLETAKKLLGVKIDTKSLVARLEDPVDIILKILEHLQNSGY; this is encoded by the coding sequence ATGAAAATTTGGTACGATGCCTGCACAGGGAAACAAGTGCGCTATGGTGTTGCCATAGCAAAAAAACTCCGAGAAAAGGGGCGCGAGGTTATATTAACCACGCGAAAACACCCCGATACAATCCCCCTTGCGGAACTGCTGAACGAGAAATTCATAGTTGTTGGAAAATACGAACCGAAATCGCTGGCTTCAAGGCTCAGAGAGGGATTAAAACGTCAACTGATATTCTGCAAATTTTTCGGGCAAAATCCTCCAGACGCTGCAATTTCCCACGGCTCCGTAGATCAAATACGAGTGGCTTTCGGCTTAGGAATCCCAATAATTACAACAGTTGACACCCCCTATGCTGAGGCGGTGCATAGGCTCACGCTCCCCCTTGCAGACTTTGTTGTGGCCTCTAAGGCGATCCCAAGAGAAACATTACAAAAATACAATGTTAAAGGGAAAATTCTCCAATTTGATGGTGTGGACGAAGTTGCATGGATTAAAGGCTTCAAACCCGTGGTTAAATATGACTTTGGAAGCCCATTGATCGTTGTTAGAGAGGTTGAGGAAAAAGCAGTTTATGCAAAAAGGGGGCTCTCCCTAGTCCAAGTTGCAAAAAAATTAACACAACTAGGCAAGGTTGTCTTCCTATCTAGATACCGTCGAAGAACCATTAAAGGCTTGATAATCCCAAAGGAATTTGTTGACACAGCAAGTCTAGTAGCCCAAGCGGATCTATTTGTCGGAGCTGGTGGAACCATTACCCGAGAAGCCGCGTTGCAGGGAACGCCCGCGATAGTGGTAGACGTATTTCAAGAACAATACGTCAATGATTACTTAGCAACCAAAGGATTTCCCATTTTTAAGGTGGATGAATCCTCCCTTTTAGAAACCGCCAAGAAGCTTCTAGGTGTGAAAATTGATACCAAGAGCCTAGTTGCCAGACTCGAAGATCCAGTCGATATAATCTTAAAAATTCTGGAACATTTGCAGAATTCCGGTTATTAA
- a CDS encoding helix-turn-helix domain-containing protein: MELSIEKPEGIVKLYDEASGVWRVIKADKGPTRSIEIIEKALRGLGLSKNEVKVYIYLARTGEHKASDISEALSLHRTETYRILRDLEKRGLVSSVFEKPLKFIATPFEKALDILIETKKMKLNLLEKKRQDLINVWMSLPKPEVEPERKEVFQILEGEEQISLKADEILDKTQKEVLAFISENDIANFYHSGFLDRLEKHQKRGVNVQLLTNYSPKTCFFIEKTKLKKAKYSKLNAEEVPTFILVDDEHLLLLIRKGNGKKKTAALWTNYDAFIKTLKTLFNELWDNND; the protein is encoded by the coding sequence ATGGAGTTATCTATCGAAAAACCCGAGGGCATCGTGAAACTCTACGACGAAGCCAGCGGGGTATGGCGCGTAATAAAAGCCGACAAAGGACCAACAAGATCCATAGAAATTATTGAAAAAGCTCTACGAGGACTTGGACTATCAAAAAATGAAGTCAAAGTCTACATTTATCTGGCTAGAACAGGCGAACATAAAGCAAGCGATATCTCCGAGGCTCTATCCCTTCACAGAACAGAAACCTATAGGATACTGCGGGATTTAGAGAAAAGGGGACTCGTATCTTCAGTTTTCGAAAAACCATTAAAGTTCATTGCAACACCATTCGAAAAGGCACTGGACATACTGATTGAAACCAAGAAAATGAAGTTAAATCTTCTTGAAAAAAAGAGGCAAGATTTGATAAATGTATGGATGTCGCTGCCAAAGCCAGAGGTTGAACCAGAAAGGAAGGAAGTTTTCCAGATTCTTGAAGGAGAGGAACAGATAAGCCTGAAAGCAGACGAAATTCTTGACAAAACCCAGAAGGAAGTTCTAGCCTTTATCTCAGAAAACGACATTGCAAACTTTTACCATTCAGGGTTTCTGGACAGGCTAGAAAAGCATCAAAAAAGGGGGGTAAACGTCCAACTCTTAACAAACTACTCTCCAAAAACATGCTTCTTCATAGAGAAAACCAAGCTGAAGAAGGCGAAGTACTCGAAACTTAACGCTGAAGAAGTACCCACTTTCATATTAGTAGATGACGAACACCTACTTCTACTCATCCGGAAGGGAAATGGTAAAAAGAAAACGGCAGCCCTTTGGACAAACTACGACGCCTTCATAAAAACCCTAAAAACATTATTCAATGAACTGTGGGATAACAACGATTAA